The Mya arenaria isolate MELC-2E11 chromosome 16, ASM2691426v1 genome includes a window with the following:
- the LOC128222482 gene encoding trithorax group protein osa-like isoform X1, which produces MDKVVFLLALIALVRCQVPPSTSEAPLPVSGNASDNAAGSVVSTPQTPIPDPPLPSPTPVVDPSPPKSPEIAARTAADLAALGLGGTNQPWNLFNKQAPYDLTQITRNLPPTPQVNMFGLPSGANSFIPKQRRRPSLPEHPVLDNGVELLISQLPKIRKHRFRRADLYHGNDPAVPHGNKGHWHPPKPPSEEKISAARSRPPPPSSLFTTGSRTGSSHYSMPPKSVLVQKQTELRGFTSKPARLENTLQRVSQAESRNRFPSHFSSHTKKQDLKQQQQPQQPKQPGVIAEPNVPAPNSPHPFSIYSEPMVDTQKSAKTNPTSENHSEQTHAHAHGHGVAPHPHEPEVGPQAHALNSHNQPYIPSPVSQSKPPYQEVQQSGKPHRQQVYEQQQQHQQQATTPAPPANGNNDVVEARFITMFDSWFQERFGNTPQTTTAAPPTILILRNGQTNKEVVTRLGPSFQLKPVIPNPNAAVKPMFDIRDRILQSQGQMPPKLGNVDKAQAPAGVDKKALFKDFMSMFKNELGGTNQAQPSSSQSQGQYKQQTKPPEVISRSNRGGKPVKLQADSRPDAGNAGEGQGPDRLGPGHANEPGVEQNVEPGVGGPRHEPHSEGGPHGGHRHEPISEAGVGKYPNEANPTERISEVPNRGPEAAPSPRHARRRPRPNKRPQTPAEAYFSGDPAFQPDPYPPTPDAHIPKSKPASQPPQPDPSTPTPEVSSYTPPPITTTTSAPGKRGRSRPTTPVPKVTAPPTEPTPRPGIDPDTLADINEARSYQGLPPLAPHQVDMAGNIKPKFRRNQGLFPNRPHPLRARRPQGGRRITRQHQHLHRELQGQLNPELHRVIHSLLRTKNNRRNNMFGNVYMTTHNPQLAFNPALDPDLMADLMEARGATWSG; this is translated from the exons ACTCCCGTCGTTGACCCTTCACCACCAAAGAGCCCAGAAATTGCGGCCAGGACTGCTGCAGATCTCGCAGCACTTGGACTTGGTGGAACCAACCAGCCATGGAACCTGTTCAATAAACAAG cTCCCTATGACCTGACTCAAATCACAAGAAATCTACCGCCAACACCTCAAGTTAACATGTTCGGTCTTCCATCTGGAG CGAACAGCTTCATTCCCAAACAAAGAAGAAGACCGTCTCTCCCCGAACACCCAGTTCTTGATAATGGTGTCGAATTGCTAATTTCACAACTACCAAAGATACGTAAACACCGTTTCCGGCGAGCTGACCTTTACCATGGCAACGACCCAGCAGTCCCACATGGAAACAAAGGTCATTGGCATCCACCGAAACCACCTTCAGAAGAAAAGATATCAG CCGCCAGATCtcgaccaccaccaccatcgtcCCTCTTTACGACCGGATCTAGGACCGGAAGTAGCCATTACTCCATGCCTCCGAAGTCCGTCCTTGTGCAGAAACAGACTGAGTTACGGGGCTTTACTTCTAAACCTGCTCGACTCGAG AATACGCTACAACGAGTGAGCCAAGCAGAATCTAGAAACAGATTCCCCAGTCATTTCTCGTCACATACAAAAAAGCAAGAccttaaacaacaacaacaacctcaACAGCCAAAACAGCCGGGTGTAATCGCAGAACCAAATGTCCCGGCCCCGAATAGTCCCCATCCATTTAGTATATACTCAGAGCCGATGGTTGATACACAAAAATCCGCGAAAACAAATCCAACTTCTGAAAATCATTCGGAACAAACGCATGCGCATGCGCACGGACATGGCGTTGCACCTCATCCACATGAACCGGAAGTTGGACCTCAAGCGCATGCGCTAAATTCACACAATCAGCCTTATATTCCATCACCTGTTAGCCAATCAAAACCGCCGTACCAAGAAGTGCAACAAAGCGGCAAACCTCATCGACAACAAGTATAtgagcagcagcaacagcatcAGCAACAAGCAACTACACCAGCACCACCTGCAAATGGAAATAATGATGTGGTAGAAG CACGATTCATCACGATGTTCGACTCCTGGTTTCAAGAACGGTTCGGTAACACACCTCAGACCACGACAGCAGCCCCTCCAACAATACTGATTTTGA GAAATGGACAGACCAATAAAGAAGTTGTGACACGACTAGGGCCAAGTTTTCAACTGAAACCAGTTATCCCCAACCCGAACGCGGCCGTCAAGCCCATGTTTGATATCCGAGACAGAATTCTTCAATCTCAAGGTCAAATGCCACCGAAACTTGGAAATGTTG ACAAGGCCCAAGCGCCCGCAGGAGTCGACAAAAAAGCGTTGTTTAAAG attttatgTCGATGTTCAAAAACGAGCTTGGCGGTACGAATCAAGCACAACCTTCATcaagtcaaagtcaaggacaatACAAACAGCAAACAAAACCCCCGGAGGTGATATCGCGTTCGAATAGAGGAGGGAAACCAGTCAAGCTTCAAGCAGATTCGAGACCAGACGCTGGAAACGCCGGTGAAGGTCAAGGTCCGGACCGGCTTGGACCAGGTCACGCGAACGAGCCGGGTGTGGAACAAAACGTCGAACCGGGTGTAGGCGGGCCAAGACACGAACCACATTCAGAAGGTGGTCCACATGGCGGCCATAGGCACGAGCCGATATCAGAAGCAGGTGTCGGAAAGTATCCGAATGAGGCGAATCCCACTGAACGGATTTCGGAAGTACCCAATCGGGGCCCTGAAGCTGCGCCGTCCCCTAGACACGCTAGACGTCGACCAAGGCCGAACAAACGTCCACAAACCCCGGCAGAGGCGTACTTTTCGGGGGATCCTGCATTCCAGCCTGACCCCTATCCTCCTACTCCAGACGCTCATATCCCAAAATCGAAACCGGCATCACAACCACCTCAACCGGACCCCTCCACACCAACCCCGGAAGTTTCCTCATACACCCCGCCACCTATAACGACAACAACCTCAGCCCCCGGGAAGAGGGGCCGGTCACGTCCTACCACCCCCGTACCCAAGGTGACTGCACCACCGACCGAACCAACGCCTCGGCCTGGTATCGACCCGGATACACTTGCTGACATCAATGAAGCCAGAA GTTATCAGGGATTACCTCCCTTGGCACCACACCAAGTTGATATGGCGGGAAATATAAAGCCGAAGTTTCGTCGTAATCAGGGACTTTTTCCAAACAGACCACATCCACTTAGAG CGCGGAGGCCTCAGGGTGGTAGGCGGATTACACGGCAACATCAGCACCTCCACAGGGAGCTACAGGGTCAACTGAACCCCGAGCTTCACAGAGTTATTCATTCATTACTCAGAACAAA GAATAATAGACGCAATAACATGTTTGGTAACGTATATATGACGACACACAACCCTCAATTGGCGTTTAACCCTGCTTTGGATCCGGACTTGATGGCAGATCTAATGGAAg
- the LOC128222482 gene encoding atrophin-1-like isoform X2, with the protein MDKVVFLLALIALVRCQVPPSTSEAPLPVSGNASDNAAGSVVSTPQTPIPDPPLPSPTPVVDPSPPKSPEIAARTAADLAALGLGGTNQPWNLFNKQAPYDLTQITRNLPPTPQVNMFGLPSGGAFGGQQSSPNMFGLGTGSGSGNNMLQMMMLLQRLGAGAAAAADAPDPPNPTFPPTGNIRGFRGGFPGAFQGAFPGVQKRFHPRGAAPPVRGRQAGAGTGVEAGEAAEGVTPAAGAGGSEFNAIDNLIAMEEQRQRRNRMKAQARMSLPMHRRPGGGNPFAVQPSGGPYPNYPNNAGPNPYQNQGPYRDTQGPYAGGQWQYQSSSSQGSQPNAYTYPTEPPMARRPPPPPRGEPANIPYPQLSSPAAKTQTSWNYPPSQGSPQMKHPGVLDRRNSAYTTAKPLSANQGQVPEPVEVERQGQRKQAGGTSPKPTPMIPKSKPTSELSNIPPIPDPNVPNLPSPKTTPIPSQTDTWSQSPDPNAQTAIGTSVDSWPQSPNPSRDQPYRDAWAQASSQSWGADPSGLMPQSDRARGRSNTDPWTQGPDGRWGSATRQDVPPRDQGWGRGSSAPQQSWQDQQWSQFNSQQYPQDLGRSSSSYPPSSQPLNRFPSPPRRPTPNYPNLGQLRNQIQSNFHKMFLGAGADPVAARNMRIKRPTPSANTATSTEAANAADLQADQADMMADQLDNMQSVNPMQTMMQGVADPSLMGGFSGMGGNAFGGANAGIGMQGAASGGGMGDSMMNMALLSRLLGGGTSDLGGGAGATSGFGMNPMLAMMAGGAGM; encoded by the exons ACTCCCGTCGTTGACCCTTCACCACCAAAGAGCCCAGAAATTGCGGCCAGGACTGCTGCAGATCTCGCAGCACTTGGACTTGGTGGAACCAACCAGCCATGGAACCTGTTCAATAAACAAG cTCCCTATGACCTGACTCAAATCACAAGAAATCTACCGCCAACACCTCAAGTTAACATGTTCGGTCTTCCATCTGGAG GGGCATTCGGTGGCCAACAGTCCAGCCCAAATATGTTTGGACTTGGAACCGGAAGTGGTTCAGGAAATAACATGCTGcagatgatgatgctgctgcaAAGGCTCGGAGCAGGCGCTGCCGCCGCTGCCGACGCTCCTGACCCTCCGAATCCTACCTTCCCACCTACGGGAAACATACGGGGGTTTCGCGGTGGGTTTCCGGGCGCTTTTCAAGGGGCGTTTCCGGGTGTTCAGAAAAGGTTTCATCCCCGTGGCGCTGCACCGCCAGTACGTGGCCGGCAAGCGGGTGCAGGGACTGGTGTTGAGGCAGGAGAGGCCGCAGAAGGTGTTACACCAGCAGCAGGAGCAGGCGGCAGCGAGTTCAACGCTATTGACAATTTGATAGCAATGGAGGAACAGCGTCAGAGGAGAAATCGTATGAAGGCACAAGCCCGCATGAGCCTGCCGATGCACAGACGCCCAGGAGGTGGTAACCCATTCGCTGTTCAACCCTCAGGTGGACCATACCCCAATTATCCAAACAACGCAGGTCCGAATCCCTATCAAAATCAAGGTCCGTATCGCGACACGCAAGGTCCGTACGCCGGTGGTCAGTGGCAGTATCAGTCTTCATCAAGCCAAGGTTCTCAACCAAACGCCTACACCTACCCTACCGAACCGCCCATGGCGAGACGCCCACCGCCACCACCTAGGGGAGAACCAGCCAATATACCATATCCTCAACTCTCAAGTCCAGCTGCTAAAACACAGACATCATGGAACTATCCCCCATCACAAGGATCCCCTCAAATGAAACACCCTGGAGTCTTAGATCGTAGGAATTCGGCTTATACCACAGCAAAACCActatcagccaatcaggggcAAGTTCCAGAACCGGTTGAGGTTGAGCGTCAAGGCCAGAGAAAACAAGCGGGCGGCACGTCTCCTAAACCGACCCCGATGATACCGAAAAGTAAACCAACGTCTGAATTGTCAAATATTCCGCCAATTCCGGACCCAAACGTGCCAAACTTGCCCTCCCCGAAAACTACACCAATACCTTCGCAAACGGATACATGGTCACAGAGTCCAGACCCGAATGCCCAAACAGCGATAGGAACTTCAGTGGACAGTTGGCCACAGAGCCCAAATCCATCTCGGGATCAACCGTATAGAGACGCATGGGCTCAGGCTTCCAGTCAAAGTTGGGGCGCAGACCCTTCAGGTTTGATGCCTCAATCTGACCGAGCTCGCGGTCGATCAAACACAGATCCTTGGACGCAGGGTCCTGATGGTCGCTGGGGTTCAGCCACGCGTCAAGACGTACCTCCCAGAGACCAAGGGTGGGGCCGCGGATCCAGTGCGCCTCAACAATCCTGGCAAGATCAACAATGGTCACAATTCAACTCACAACAATATCCGCAAGATTTAGGCCGCTCTTCTTCATCATATCCACCGAGTTCACAGCCACTAAACAGATTCCCCTCGCCTCCCCGTCGACCGACGCCAAACTATCCAAACCTAGGTCAGCTACGTAATCAAATTCAAAGCAACTTTCACAAAATGTTCCTGGGTGCTGGCGCTGACCCGGTCGCGGCAAGGAATATGCGCATCAAACGGCCGACTCCTAGCGCCAACACGGCTACCAGCACTGAGGCCGCCAATGCAGCCGATCTTCAAGCGGACCAGGCGGACATGATGGCTGACCAGTTGGATAACATGCAGAGCGTAAATCCAATGCAAACTATGATGCAGGGCGTCGCTGACCCGAGTTTAATGGGTGGATTTAGTGGTATGGGTGGAAATGCCTTCGGTGGAGCTAACGCCGGTATTGGGATGCAGGGAGCGGCTTCCGGCGGAGGAATGGGAGACTCGATGATGAATATGGCGTTGTTGTCAAGGCTTCTTGGTGGCGGAACCAGTGATCTAGGGGGCGGGGCTGGAGCCACTTCCGGCTTCGGAATGAATCCCATGTTGGCGATGATGGCAGGCGGggcagggatgtga